A single window of Deltaproteobacteria bacterium DNA harbors:
- a CDS encoding TetR/AcrR family transcriptional regulator, with protein MGIQERKERERERRRQQIIVAAKRVFSDKGFSKATMEDIANEAELSPGTLYLYFKNKDELYASLSLRILHYLYIRLEHLNSDENLSIDQRVDALKHAMYDVYEFDPMILINMFHLQSSETLKNLTPGLLAEIKKLSRNSLSEMAKIFEEGVQSGIYIEERPIALADIVWSLFSGVVLWETSKKIINEDKDYLKETLDTAFDIFKRGIRGQIRS; from the coding sequence TGGGCATTCAAGAAAGAAAAGAGAGGGAACGTGAGCGCCGGAGGCAGCAGATCATCGTTGCCGCCAAGCGGGTCTTCTCTGACAAGGGCTTCAGCAAAGCCACCATGGAGGACATTGCCAACGAGGCTGAACTCAGCCCGGGAACCCTATATCTCTATTTTAAAAACAAGGACGAGCTTTACGCATCACTCTCCCTCAGGATTCTGCACTACCTATATATAAGGCTGGAGCACTTGAACAGCGACGAAAACCTGAGCATCGATCAACGTGTCGATGCGCTCAAGCATGCCATGTACGATGTTTACGAGTTCGACCCCATGATTCTGATCAACATGTTTCACCTGCAATCCAGTGAAACGCTGAAAAATCTGACGCCCGGACTTTTGGCCGAAATAAAAAAGCTGTCAAGAAATTCACTTTCCGAAATGGCCAAAATATTCGAAGAGGGGGTGCAGAGCGGCATTTACATAGAAGAACGGCCGATCGCCCTAGCCGACATTGTCTGGTCCCTCTTTTCCGGTGTCGTCCTCTGGGAAACCAGCAAGAAGATCATCAATGAAGACAAGGATTACCTGAAAGAAACGCTCGATACGGCTTTTGACATATTCAAAAGAGGTATTCGCGGACAGATTCGTTCCTGA